In the Stegostoma tigrinum isolate sSteTig4 chromosome 42, sSteTig4.hap1, whole genome shotgun sequence genome, GGCCAGGGGTGCGATAGTAGCAACAATAACCGCTTCTATCTATATACCGCCTTTGACATAATAAACCACCCCGCGAGACTTCACAGGAAGGAGGTACAACACATTGTTGCATGGAGTGTCATGAGTTGCCTGGGCAGATGATCAAACAGTTGTTGAAAGAACTAGAGTTCAAGGACGGGATTCCAGACCTTGAGACCCAGTTAGCTGAAGGCAGCCACACATGGAGGAGTAATGAAAACTGGGCTGGCGCAAAAGATCAAGATTTAGCTTAAAAGTATCTCGCAGGCTTGTGGGGTTAGTGCACAAGGAGAGGTGAGGAATGGCGAATGttaaaatggagatgtggcttgtaTGGGTACCAGTGTAGTTCATTGAACACAGGAATGATGGGAAATGGGAATAACCATGAGCAAAATTTTGGACGACTTCAGTTGTCCAGAGGGTGGGAGACCATCAGTAATTGCATTGGGATAGTCAATCTGGGAGGTATCAAAAACATGAATAAGGGTTCCTGCATCAGATTCACTGAGTTAGGGATGAGGTCAGATGACATTAGAGGTGTACAGATGCAATCTTGGTAATGGCACACGTGTTTGGAGGCTGTGAACAGGCTTGCAAAATTTCAGTATTCCAGGGAGGGTTATGGAGGCAGTAGCTAGGGAATAGAGATTGGAGTAGTGATTGCCAACAgtggtaaataaaaaccaaaagaactgcagatgctgtaattcaggaacaaaatcaaatttgctggaaaagctcagcaggtctgacagtatctgtggaggagaaaacaatgttaacgtttcaggtcagtggtggacagtgagagtctttttccgaggatgatgactttagcttgtacaagggggcatagctacaaattgaggggtgatagatttaaggtagatgtcagaagcaggttctttactcagagagtggtaagggtgtggaacgccctgcctgccaatgtagttaactcagccacattaggggcatttaaacagtccttggataagcatatggatgatgggatagtgtagggggaggggcttaaattagttcacaggtcggcgcaacatcaagggccgaagggcctgttccgcgctgtattgttctatgttctgtgtctggtgacccttactcagaactgatggtggctgggaaaacgtcagtttatatgcagaaaatagggaggtgggtggggtatggaataaatgataaaatagagcccaaagagagagagagagagagagacagacagacagttggatagacaaaggagttgttaacgatcaggctgggagggtgaatagttgttaataggacAATAGTGGTGTTTGTCTTCTCAATACTTAATTTGACTCACTTAATAGTTAGAAAGAGAGTCAGAACCACAGTGGCTTAAGAGATCAATTCCAGGAGAAACAATGGACAATCTAGGGTGCTTGCAAAAACCCCTTCACATTTGTTCatttcatagataacaaagtgtagagctggatgaacacagcaggccaagcagcattttaggagcacaaaagctgacgtttcgggcctagatccgtCATCCCTTGTCTGCTATTCTGTATTTTTGGTCAGGGACTTTTTATATTTATATTCTCCCATGATTAATGATTGAAGTGAATTATCAAACTTATTTCTATCTTTAGTTGTACATATTTGTTAAACAGTGTAGAAAATTATTTCTGATAGTTTATTGGATTTTGACAGAGGGACGGGTGTCAGTGTGTGGGATGGAGATCTGTAGCTTTAGTGGAATGAGAGGGAAAATGGTGCATAGAAACTCAAATTGACTGTGATATCCTTTTACAGAAATAAGAAGGGAGAGGCTTTCCTGAACTGAAACTTGAATTGGACATCACACCAAGATCAGACACAGTCACTCGGTTCATCAGGATAGTCTTTGAATGTGTTCATCTGATTTGTTAGTGGAAAACAATTTCAAACATCTGTGTGGCTGGAAGAACACTTGCAAGTGAGAGTTTTCCAGTGCACTGACTGTGGAAAGTGTTTTAGCCAGTTACACAGTGAGGAGAAAGCAACAGTGGGGAGAAATTGTACATGTGTTTTGAGAGTGGATTCGACGTCAACTGATTTGTGCAACCTGGAGAACCAAAAGGATGCCTGCACCacggagaaaccatggaaatgtggagACTGTGGGAAGAGATTTAATTATCCTTCCAGGCTAGAAATTCATCGACaaagtcacactggagagaaaccatggaaatgtggagactgtgggaagggattcaattatccatcccagctggaaatccatcGACGCAGTCACACTGGTGAAAAGCCATGGCAATGTGGAgtctgtgggaagggattcagttacccatcccagctggaaacaCATCAGCGCAGTCACACTGGAGAGGGGCCCATGACCTGCTTTGACTGTGAGGAAGGATTTGTTGGTGCATCCAACTTGCTGACAGCTAAGCAATTTCACGCTGAGGTGAAGCCGTTCAGCTGCACTGACTGTGGAAAGAGATTCAGGCAGTCAGCCAGCCTCACTGtccaccagcgagttcacacggGGGAAAGACCATTCGGCTGTACTTTCTGTGGGAAGACGTTCAGGCAGTCAGGTGACCTCATTGAACACCaacgaattcacactggggagaggccattcacctgctctgtatgtgggaaaggattcactcagtcatccaactTGCTGAcacatcagcgagttcacactgaggagaggcCATTCATTTGCCCTTACTGTGGACAGAGGTTCAGACACTCGGGcaccctcactgtacaccagcgagttcacactggggagaggccatttatcTGCTCTGTATGTGCGAAGGGTTTCAGTCACTCGTCCCATTTGCTGACTCACCAACGGGTTCatactggagagaaaccattcacctgctccgtgTGTGAGAAGGGATTCACTGATTCGTCCACCCTACTGaaacatcagcgagttcacaccgAGGAAAGACCATTCAGCTGTACCTACTGTGGAAAGAGGTTCAGGCAGTCATCTGATCTCATTGTGCACCAGCGtgttcacacaggagagaaaccattcacctgctccgtgtgtgggaagggatttactgattcatccaacctgctgaaacatcaacgggttcacactggggagagaccattcacctgctctgagtgtgggaagggattcattgatTCATCCCAACTGCttagacaccagcgagttcatgAGTGACCGAGGGGATATGTTTCTGCTGTTAACAGTCTTCCTTCAACATCTGGAGAAATTTCTAACTGAAGCTGGGAATGTACATAGatattgtcatagaatcatagaattttacaatacaaaaggagaccatttgacccattgtgtttgTACTgactcctgaaagagctacccagctagtcccatgcTTGAGCCCAATCTCtgtgtagccctctaaattcatctctttcaaatatatatccagtttGTTTTTGTAATCTCCTATGGAATCCGCCTCCTCCACTCTCCCAGGCAACGCATTCTAAATCCTAAAAgttctgagtaaagaagtttctcctcatcttgctCCTAGCGGtcttgctgacagtcttgaaattgttACCCCTAGTTACGTACATTTCAACTAGTAGAAATAGAATAtctttctttaccctgtcaaaattgtttatAGTTTTGaaaatctcagtaaggtcacttcATAATCTTTTCTGTTCCATGGACAATATGCCCAATTTTTATAATCTTTCAATGTATCTAAAATCCCCATTCTTGGTGTAATTCTAGTAAATATTCTTTGAACTCtctccaaggattctctggggaGCACTACTTTCAAATCCTCTCCAAATTGAGAAATGCTCATCAATACCTACCCTCTGATTCTTATCTTTTGACCAACTTCtaatccacactgccaagaacccaTCAACCCCAAACAtatctaatttgctaaccaacgtAACTTGTGGTgccatatcaaatgctttctgaaagtccaaatttACAATATCCACAGCCTCTGTCACATTGTCAAAAAATCAGTTAAAATTTTAAGACATGACTTCCCATTGACAAAGCCGTGTTGGCTGTCTGGtgttaacttatttttctctaagtGCATATTTAACTTATCCTATATTATAGCCTCCATCAGTTTTCCTACTACTGATGTCAAGCTGATAAGTCTGTAGTTTACTGGgttatcctttcttaaaca is a window encoding:
- the LOC125449413 gene encoding gastrula zinc finger protein XlCGF71.1-like, with translation MTCFDCEEGFVGASNLLTAKQFHAEVKPFSCTDCGKRFRQSASLTVHQRVHTGERPFGCTFCGKTFRQSGDLIEHQRIHTGERPFTCSVCGKGFTQSSNLLTHQRVHTEERPFICPYCGQRFRHSGTLTVHQRVHTGERPFICSVCAKGFSHSSHLLTHQRVHTGEKPFTCSVCEKGFTDSSTLLKHQRVHTEERPFSCTYCGKRFRQSSDLIVHQRVHTGEKPFTCSVCGKGFTDSSNLLKHQRVHTGERPFTCSECGKGFIDSSQLLRHQRVHE